In the Mesorhizobium sp. M1D.F.Ca.ET.043.01.1.1 genome, CTGCCGCATCACCCCAGCCCGAGCCGAGAGTTAGCGCAGTTCGGCGTTCTGTGGAATTGCTGTTTGAACTTTCCTTAAAGCGCGTCGCGTTGAAACGAATTCGCGCGACGCGCTTAAATCTTTGTTTGATGCCTGTCGTTGTCCCAAAAGCGCTGCGCAGTTTTGGGCGACATGCATTAGTCTGTCGGCAGCCGATACTCCCTGAATTGCTGGCGCAAGGTGGTCTTCTGGATCTTGCCCGTCGCCGTGTGGGGAATTTCGCCGACGAAGGCGACGTCGTCGGGCATCCACCATTTGGCGACCTTGCCGCTCATGAAGGCGAGGATGTCGCTCTTGCTCGGTTCCTTGCCCGGCTTGCGTACGACGACCAGCAGCGGCCGCTCGCCCCACTTGGAATGCGGCACGCCTATCGCCGCCGCCTCCGCCACGTCGGGATGGCCGACGGCAAGGTTCTCGAGATCGATGGTGGATATCCACTCGCCGCCCGATTTGATGACATCCTTGGCGCGGTCGGTGATCTGCATGTAGCCGCTGGCGTCGACATGCGCGACGTCGCCGGTGTCGAACCAGCCGTCGGCGTCGAACTGCTCGGAGCCGACGCCGCCGTAATAGGCGCGCGCGATTGCCGGGCCGCGAACTTTCAGGCGCCCGAAGGTCTTTCCGTCCCAGGGCAGCGCGTTGTCCTCGTCGTCGGTCACCTTCATTTCGACGCCGAAGGGCGGATGGCCCTGCTTGCCCTGGATGTCGAGCCGGGCATCGCCGGTCAGCCCTTCATATTCAGGCTTCATGGTGCACAGCGTGCCAAGTGGCGACATTTCGGTCATGCCCCAGGCATGCACGACCTGAACCTCGTATTTGTCCTGGAATTTCGCGGTGATGGCGCGCGGACAGGATGATCCGCCGATGACGACCTTGTTGAGATACGGCAATTTCTTGCCGGTCTCCTCGATATATTGCAGCAGCATCATCCACACCGTCGGCACGGCGGCGCTGAAGGTGACCTTTTCGGTATCGAGCAACTCGTAGATCGACGCGCCGTCCATCTTGCAGCCCGGCATCACCAGCTTGGCACCGATCATCGGCGCGCTCTGGCCGAGGCCCCAGGCGTTGGCGTGGAACATCGGCACCACCGGAAGAATCACGTCCCGCGCCGATATGCCCATGGCGTCCGGCATGGCCGCGATCATGGCGTGAAGAACGTTGGAGCGATGGCTGTAGAGCACGCCTTTCGGGTCGCCGGTCGTGCCCGAGGTATAGCACATGCCGGCCGCGGTGTTCTCGTCGAAGGTCTTCCAGGCGACGGCGCCGTCGGCGTCGGCCAGCCATTCCTCGTAGGCAACGGCATTCGGCAACGAGGTTTGCGGCATATGCGCCCGGTCGGTCAGCACGATCACTTTCTCAAGCGACCTGACCCCGTGGGCGATCTTTTCCAGCAGCGGCAGGAAGGTCAGGTCGACGAAGATCGCCCTGTCCCCGGCGTCGTTCATGATCCAGGCGATCTGTTCGGGGAAGAGGCGCGGATTGAGCGTGTGGTAAATCGCGCCGATGCCCATGATGCCGTACCAGGTCTCGATGTGGCGGGCCGTGTTCCAGGCAAGCGTGGCGATGCGGTCGCCGAGCCCGAAGCCGTCCCGCTCCAGCCGCTGCGCGACCTTGAGCGCACGGTGATGGATTTCGGCGTAGGTGGTGCGCACGATCGGGCCTTCGATCGAACGCGTTACGATTTCGCGCCCGCCGTGCTGGCGTTCGGCATGATCGATCAGCCTGTGGCAGAGCAGCGGCCATTCCTGCATCAGTCCGAGCATCTCGGTTTCCTCCCCTTCGCGCTTTTGCGTCGTTGTTTCACGCATTGTGGAATGATCCGGCGGATTGTCCAGCCGCCATAAGTCCAAGGTGGCGGATGGGCCGAATAAGCCGTGAAACCCGCCACAATACGGCCATCGTCGCCGTTAAGTTTCATTAACGGGCTGGGTGAGATTGGCGAATGGAGAGGTTCGCATGGACGCGCAGCTCGACGACAAGGCCCTCGAAAGCACGCTTGCCGAAAGTCTGGACGATCTGACGCCGGACTCCAAGACCGTTTCCGACGAAGAATTTGCCGAAGTCGTCGGCGGCGCGCTGGAGGCCGTCGGCGGAACCCTGCTGTTCAGAATGTGCGTCGAGAATGAAGGCGAGTCCCAGTATGTTGCGGCCGCATGCGTCGGCGACGGCGGCAACCGACAGTTTCTGCTGCTGACCCTGCCGACCACGGGCGGCGCGCTGAAGGTCGAGACCGCGGCCAGAAGCACCAATCCGGTCGCCGGCATCGCTGCAGCCTATGCAGGACTCATGGACGCCTTCAAAGCCGCCGCCTGACCGTCGGGCGGCAAACGTTCAATCAACGGTGATCACGCAGCGCGCAGTGCGACCTTGCGCCATGGCAGGGCTCGACCCATGTAAGTCTCCCACAAGGAGACCTCGCATGGACAAGCGCGCCAACCCCGCCCCTGGGTTTCAACGCAATCCCGACAAGGTGATAACGATCGAACCATATCGCGGCGCCGTGGTAGTTCGCGCCGGTGACGTCGTTGTCGCCAGGTCGACCCGGGCCAGACTCTTGTCGGAACCGCCCTACCCTGCGGTTTTCTACATTCCCTTCGACGACATCGACTTCGGCAAGCTCGCCAGGACCGAGCACTCGACGCATTGCCCATACAAGGGCGACGCGAGCTATTGGAGCGTCCTGCCGGCCGGTGAAAGCGGCAAGGACGCGATGTGGGCCTATGAACGGCCCTTCGACGAAATGACCGAGATCCGCGATCACGGCGCATTCTATGCGAGCAAGGTCTCGGTCGAAGCCACGCCGGAGTGATCCCGGCCTGGCGACAGGCATCAGTCCGTAGTGCCGTCGTTGCCCACATCCTCGGCATCGTCCAGGCGAACGAAGGTCATGCCCTTCTGCTTCAGGGCCAGCAGGCCCTGGACGACGCCCTCGCCCGCCGCATGGGTCGGCTGGTTGATGTGAGCGATGATGACGTCGCCGTCCTTGGCGGCGGCGATGCGCCGGGCGGTTTCCTTGGCGCCGAGCAGCGAACCGCCGTCGCCGTTGACGGAAAAGCCGGCGATCTTGAAGCCCAGCTTGCGGATCATGGCGATCGCCGAGGGGCTGTATTCGGCGGTGGCGCCACGAAACCATTTCGGCGCCGGTCCGCCGGCGCCTGCAAGCGCCGCGGCGCCGGACTCGACCTCGGCCTGAACGGCATCGGGACTGCCGGCGCTGCTGATGCCGTAGATCTTGCGCGGCGTGTCGACCGCCGGAATGTGACGACCGCCGTGATTTTCGAGTTCGAACAGGTCCGGGTGGGCCCGCATGATCTCGACGGAGGCGGCGTTGCGCTTCAGCCAGATGCCGGTGACGAAGATAGTCGCGGGGATCCTGTTCTCGACCAGCGCGGAAAGAATGCGCGTATCGGTCTTCCCGCCACAGGCATCCAGCGTCAGCGCCACGCGCCCGCCGCCGCCTAGCGGCTTCAGATGCAATGTCGGCTCGACCAGCGTCGCGGCATTGCCGGCCGAGACCAGCGCGAGCGCCAGCGCCGACGCGCCAAGAGATTTCCGAAGCAAACCCGTCATTCTTTCCAAGCCCTGCCTGTCGAGCCGCTCAATGCAAGATGGCGTCAACAAGACCCGCATCTAGGCGAAAATCGGGATCGTTCGTATCCGAAATGCAACAACGCGACAATTTGCGTGGGCCGTTTCTTATGCACGCCCCCAAAACCGCAATGCGCTTTTGAGCGACACGCTTCAGACCGCCTGCTCCTCGGACATTTCGGTCCGAGCCAGAAGTTCCCGCACCGCGTCGACCACGGCATCCACCTCCAGGCGCCAGACGCAGCATGCCTTGCTCGAATCGGTCCGGCGGCACAGGTCGCCGCCGACGCAATCGCAAGGCATGGACGGCCGCAACGAGATGCTGGGGACGCCGACCGGGCCCCATCGAACCGGATTGGTCCGGCCGAACAGACCGACGACCGGAGTGCCGGCGGCCGCCGCCATATGCATCGGGCCGCTCTCATTGCCGACGAACAGCCTGGCCTCCTTGAGCAGCGCCAGCAGAGTCTCGAGCGAGAGCGCGCCGACCAGATTGACGACCGGCGTTTTCGCTGCCGCGATGATCTTGTGCGCTGCCTCGTTCTCGTCAGGGCCGCCAATCAGAACAACGTCCAGACCGGTTTCGGACGATATCCGTTCGATCGCCGCCGCGAAGCGCTCGGGCTGCCAGCGGCGCCCGGGAAAGCTCGCCCCCGCATGCACGGCCAAGAAGGCGTTTGGCTGCAAATGATATTTGCTCAGCAAGGCGAGCGCGCGCGTCGTTTCAAAGGCTAGCGGGCGGATGGTCGGCACCCTGACGCGCAGGTCGACGCCGAGCACCTCGAGCGGCGACAAATAGCGGAAGATATAATGTTTTTCGCCGTATCCGAACGGCTTCATCCTGACATTGGCAGGCTGGCGCTCAAGCCAGCGCAGAGGTCGTTCCGTCGGATCGTGGCCGACACGAATCGGGGCACGGACCAACCCCGATACCAGCCGCGAGGTTTTTGAATCGGTGATGTCGATGGTCATGTCGAAGCGGTGCCGCCGCAATGCGCGCACGACCCGGACGAGCTCGCGCCCGCGCTGAAGCGGCGTCCCGCGCACGTGGGCGCGGGTGAACGAAATGACCTCCGTGGCGATGCCATGCGCGGTCAGGAAGCCGGCGAACCTGGCCTCGCACAGGAACACGATCCTGGCGCCGGGATATTCGAGCTGCAGGTTCTTCGCCAGTGCCGAGGCGAGCACGATATCGCCGATGAACTTGGTCTGCAGGATCAGGATCGACCGGACATTGGTTGGGGAGATCTGCAACATCTGTTTCACGCGCCGAGTAATTCGGAACGCGAAACTGCTTGCCAACGATGTCCAGATTGGGAACCAGCGCGCGCACGTTCGCGTGAGTTCCCATACAAAATCGTAAGGTGGGGCGCGCCGCTCAGGCGCGCTTTGCCTTGTCCTTCGCGGCCGCCACGGCCGCCTGCGCCGCAGCCAGTCGGGCAATTGGTACGCGGTAAGGCGAGCATGACACATAGTCGAGGCCGACCTCTTCGCAGAAGCGGATCGAGGCCGGATCGCCACCATGCTCGCCGCAAATGCCGAGCTTGATCTCGGGCCGCGTCGCCCGCCCCT is a window encoding:
- a CDS encoding fatty-acid--CoA ligase; its protein translation is MLGLMQEWPLLCHRLIDHAERQHGGREIVTRSIEGPIVRTTYAEIHHRALKVAQRLERDGFGLGDRIATLAWNTARHIETWYGIMGIGAIYHTLNPRLFPEQIAWIMNDAGDRAIFVDLTFLPLLEKIAHGVRSLEKVIVLTDRAHMPQTSLPNAVAYEEWLADADGAVAWKTFDENTAAGMCYTSGTTGDPKGVLYSHRSNVLHAMIAAMPDAMGISARDVILPVVPMFHANAWGLGQSAPMIGAKLVMPGCKMDGASIYELLDTEKVTFSAAVPTVWMMLLQYIEETGKKLPYLNKVVIGGSSCPRAITAKFQDKYEVQVVHAWGMTEMSPLGTLCTMKPEYEGLTGDARLDIQGKQGHPPFGVEMKVTDDEDNALPWDGKTFGRLKVRGPAIARAYYGGVGSEQFDADGWFDTGDVAHVDASGYMQITDRAKDVIKSGGEWISTIDLENLAVGHPDVAEAAAIGVPHSKWGERPLLVVVRKPGKEPSKSDILAFMSGKVAKWWMPDDVAFVGEIPHTATGKIQKTTLRQQFREYRLPTD
- a CDS encoding DUF427 domain-containing protein translates to MDKRANPAPGFQRNPDKVITIEPYRGAVVVRAGDVVVARSTRARLLSEPPYPAVFYIPFDDIDFGKLARTEHSTHCPYKGDASYWSVLPAGESGKDAMWAYERPFDEMTEIRDHGAFYASKVSVEATPE
- a CDS encoding polysaccharide deacetylase family protein; the protein is MTGLLRKSLGASALALALVSAGNAATLVEPTLHLKPLGGGGRVALTLDACGGKTDTRILSALVENRIPATIFVTGIWLKRNAASVEIMRAHPDLFELENHGGRHIPAVDTPRKIYGISSAGSPDAVQAEVESGAAALAGAGGPAPKWFRGATAEYSPSAIAMIRKLGFKIAGFSVNGDGGSLLGAKETARRIAAAKDGDVIIAHINQPTHAAGEGVVQGLLALKQKGMTFVRLDDAEDVGNDGTTD
- a CDS encoding glycosyltransferase family 9 protein — translated: MLQISPTNVRSILILQTKFIGDIVLASALAKNLQLEYPGARIVFLCEARFAGFLTAHGIATEVISFTRAHVRGTPLQRGRELVRVVRALRRHRFDMTIDITDSKTSRLVSGLVRAPIRVGHDPTERPLRWLERQPANVRMKPFGYGEKHYIFRYLSPLEVLGVDLRVRVPTIRPLAFETTRALALLSKYHLQPNAFLAVHAGASFPGRRWQPERFAAAIERISSETGLDVVLIGGPDENEAAHKIIAAAKTPVVNLVGALSLETLLALLKEARLFVGNESGPMHMAAAAGTPVVGLFGRTNPVRWGPVGVPSISLRPSMPCDCVGGDLCRRTDSSKACCVWRLEVDAVVDAVRELLARTEMSEEQAV